CCGGCCCGGGCTCCGGCGCGGGCGGCGCGTCACGGCGGGCGCGCAGGCCGTCGGCGAGCACTGCCAGGCACTCCTGGGCTCGCCGCACGTCCTGCTCGGTGACGGCCCGCTGGCTGTACCGCGCGGCCAGGTACAGGCCCAGCAGGTCGCGGGTCGCCCCGGGGTCGGCGCGGGTCGCGTCGAGGACCGCGACGGTCAGCTCGCTCGCGGTCTGGGCGGGGTCCCGCGCGACACCGCTGCCCTCGGCGGCCTGCTCGAGCGCGACCCAGGCCGCGATGACCGCGTCGGCGGGCTCGGCCTGCGCCGCGAGCGCCCGCGTCGCACGGGCGACCCCCTCGCGCAGCGCCGGCGCGCCCGCCTCGTCGGCCCCGCCCTCCACGACGAGGTCGCCCTCGGACTCGTCGGCCGTCGCGCGCTCACGCGCCCGCGCGGCGCGGAGCAGCGCGCGGATGGCGAGGACCGCCAGCACGACGACCAGGACGAGGCAGAGCGCCGCGAAGGCGATGCCGAGCCAGCCGAGCCAGGCCGGCAGGCCCCCGGCGGGCGGCATGCCCTCAGCCAGCGACTCGGGTCGCGGGGCCGGGGTGGACTCCGGGCGGTCGAGCTCGAGCTCCAGGGGCGCGGCGTCGCGCAGCCGGATGCGCCACGGCCCGGCGGCGGCCGCGGCGATCACCGAGCCGGCCACGAGCATCGACACCAGCACGGTGGGCAGCAGCCCGCGCAGCGTGAACGGCTGGTCGTGGCCCTGCTGGTCAGAGGGGGCGTCCGTGGCCGTCCCGCGCACGAGGCGGCTCACGCCGTCCCTCGGCACGTCGCAGGCTGAGCGGGCACGCGCCTCCGTCCTGGAGCTGTGGTCGGTGGCCTCGGACCGGCCCACTGTAGTCAGTGGGCCGCGGCGGCCAGGGCCCGGACGAGCCCACGGATCGTGCGGCCGCTCTGGGATGATGGCGGCATGACCTCCCCCGCGCGCGTGAGCCTGGCCGACGTGACTCCCCCCATCGCCCTGGGGCCGCTCGACGGCCGCTACCGGTCCGCGGTGGCGCCCCTGGTCGATCACCTCTCCGAGGCGGCGCTGAACCGTGAGCGCGTGCACGTGGAGGTCGAGTGGCTGATCCACCTGGCCTCGCAGCACGTGGTGCCCGGGGCCCCGGACCTCTCGGCCGCGGAGCGGCAGTACCTGCGCGACGTGGTCGCCTCCTTCGGGCCCGACGAGGTCGCGGAGCTGGCCGAGATCGAGCGCACCACCGTGCACGACGTGAAGGCCGTCGAGTACTTCCTCAAGCGCCGCCTCGCGGACGCCCCGGCCGTCCTGGGCCCGGACACGGTGCTGCCGTCGGTCGGCGAGCTCGTCCACTTCGCCTGCACCAGCGAGGACATCAACAACCTCTCCTATGCGCTGATGGTGCGGGGCGCCGTCCGCGAGGTGTGGGCGCCTGCCGCGGCCGCGCTGGTGGACGAGGTCGCGGCGATGGCCCGGGAGTCGGCGGCGACGCCGATGCTGGCGCTCACGCACGGCCAGCCGGCGACGCCCACGACGCTGGGCAAGGAGCTGGCCGTGCTGGCGCACCGTCTGCGCCGCCAGCTGCGGCGGATCGACGGGGACGAGTTCCTGGGCAAGCTCAACGGCGCCACGGGCACGTACGGCGCGCACGTGGTGGCCGTGCCGGGCGCCGACTGGCCCGAGGTCTCCCGCACGTTCGTGGAGCACCTGGGCCTGACGTGGAACCCGCTGACCACCCAGATCGAGTCGCACGACTGGCAAGCGGAGCTGTACGCCGACATGGCGCGCTTCAACCGGGTGCTGCACAACCTGGCCACCGACGTGTGGAGCTACATCTCGCGCGGGGTGTTCATCCAGACGCCGGTGGCGGGCGCGACGGGCTCCTCGACGATGCCCCACAAGGTCAACCCCATCCGGTTCGAGAACGCCGAGGCGAACCTCGAGATGTCGTGCGCCCTGCTCGACACCCTCGCGGCGACCCTGGTCACCAGCCGCTTGCAGCGCGACCTCACGGACTCGACCACCCAGCGCAACATCGGCCCGGCGTTCGGGCACTCGCTGCTCGCGATCGACAACGTGCGCCGCGGCCTGCGCGCGCTGTCCGTCGACGCCGGCCTGCTGGCCCGGGAGCTGGACCAGAACTGGGAGGTCCTCGGAGAGCCCGTGCAGTCGGCGATGCGGGCGGCCGCCGTGGCGGGCGTCACGGGGATGCAGAACCCCTACGAGCGCCTCAAGGACCTGACCCGCGGGCGCCGCCTGACGGCTGAGGACATGCGTGGGTTCATCGCCGGGCTGGGGCTTCCGGACGACGTCGCGGACCGTCTCGCGGCGCTCGAGCCGGGCTCGTACACCGGGCTCGCGGAGCAGCTGGTGGGCTACCTCGACGCCTGAGTGGCGGGGGTGGGCACACGGATCCACCCCGGTTCCTCACCAACCTCTCAGATAACGCTCTCTCAGTAAGGCCCCTGGTCAGAGCCCGACCAGGGGCCTTCTGGCCTCTTGCGGAGGATCCGGTTCCCGGGTAACGACCTCCGAAGTGGTCCAGATGCCCTGGGCCGTCTGGGTGAGTTCTGGACACCTGCCCGGATTCGTTGCACAATCGGGTTTCGATTCCGGAACGTCCGGTACATCCGATTTGGCGAGGGTGCCATCGTGACCCTGATGCAGAAGGCGATCACGCCCGCTCTGACTCGCGCTCATCTGACCGTGGGTCATGACCGCGTGGCCGGGTACGTGGTGCGGGCTGAGGACGTGTCCTTCGCCACGACGCCAGCCCAGCTGTTCGAGGTGCACGGACTCGGCTATCCCGGCACACCGTTCAGCCCGTACGCGCCGTCCATCGACGTGCTGCGCTTCGAGTCATCCCCGCAACTGCAGTACCAGGACGTGCCCGGCTACATCGTGCCGTTGTGGTGGCTGCGCCACTCGCGCATCCCCCCGGGCGCCGAGCTCGTGCGGATCTTCGCCGACGGCACCCAGATCCTCCTGGGCCACTACGGCGACGTCGGCACCGGCTGGACCGTCACCCAGCTCGGGGCCCAGCGCCCCGCCCTGGCGTCGCTGTCCCGCTGCGTCGGCCCGGTGGCCAAGTGGCACGGCGCGTACCTCGAGGCCGACGTGGTCGACGAGGGCAACACCGTGGTGCTCGCCCTGGCGAACCCCCCGCTGTTCGAGACTGACTTCCAGCAGTCCCCCGCTGGCCGCTGGTACCGCCGCGTCGCCCGGGAAGAGGTCAGCGAGCTGTTCGAGCTGGACCTCACCGCCCGGTGGAACGGCCTCAACGTCCGCGTGGTCGACCAGTGGCAGGACGCGCAGCGCTACGTCGTCGCCCGCATCTCCCACCTGGGCGACGACATGGAGCGCGCCGAGCAGCTGCGCCTGGACCGCGTGGAGGCCGGCGTCTACGAGGCGATCGTCTACGCGGCCGAGCTGACCGACATCCAGACCAACCAAGTCGTGCCCCACACCTGGGCGCCCGGACCAGCACAGAAGGCGTGGGCCTGACCGCTCCCGCTTCCCCGAGACCGCACGCCGGGCCTGGCTCCCCCCCGCTCAGGCCCGGCGTGCGCGCAGTTGCGCAGCGCCGCTACCCGCCCAGGACCGACTCGTCCTCGACACAGTCGCGCGTCGGCGGCTCCGCCACCCGGCGCGACGGACTGGGCAGCTCAGGCGTCGGCACAGCGGCGAGCTCGGCCACCGCCGCCGCGAACGCCTCGGCGTCCCCACGGCGCGCCGCCTCCCGCGCGCGGACGGTCGGCCCGTGCAGGGCCGCCCGCGCCCGGCGACGGACCGCGCGCAGGGCCACCGCCCGCTCCTGACTAGCCTCCGACCCTCGGGACGCCCGCTCGATGGCGCCGAGCACACGGACCCGCTGCTCGATCACCGCGGGGTTCCACGCGCGCACACGCTGCTGGGCCTCGAACTCGGCCGCGGTGCGCCGCACGATCGCCCGGGCGGTCTCGATGGGCGTCGACCTCTCGTCCGGCGCGGCCTCGCTCACGGTGGTCAGGCTCACCAAGCGCACTCCAGGGAGCTCACGCACCCCTGGGTCCACGTCGTGGCGCAGCGCCAGGTCGATGATCGCGAGCGGCCGATCGGTCCCCGCCCGCGCCGCGGCCAGCGCCTCGGCGCGGAGCACGGGCCCTGCGGCGCCGCTGCAGGCCACCACCAGGTCGACGTCGTCCAGAGCGCCCGCGAGGTCCCGGGTGGTGAGGGCCAGCACGCCTCGCGCCGCGGCGAACGCAGGCGCCCGGCCGCTCGGGGAGAAGACGTGGATGTCTTGGCAGCCCCGCGACTTCAGGGCGGCGAGGCTCGCGCCCGCGTACGAGCCGGTGCCCACGAGCACGCAGCGGACGGCCGGCCAGTCCGAGAGCCCGTCCTCGACCAGGTCGAGGGCCACCGAGACCATCGAGCGCCCCGCCGCGCCGAGGCCGGTTGCGGCCTCCACCGCCCGAGACGTGCGGGAGGCGACCTGGAAGAGGGCCTCGAGGTCGGTCGTGGTGGTGCCGTCGCGGCGCGCGGCGGTCAGGGCGCGGCGCACCTGCCCAGCGATCTCGCGCTCGCCCACCACCATGGACTCGAGCCCGGAGGCGACCGCGAAGAGGTGCTCGGCGACGTCGGCGCCGGTGCGGACGTGCACATCGGAGACGATCCGCTCGGCGTCGTAGCCGGTGTGCCGGGACACGACGAGGGCGGCCGCAGCCCGGGCAGCCGAGACGTGCTCAGCGTCGACGACGTCCAGGTACAGCTCGAACCGGTTGCAGGTCGCGAGCACCACGGACCCAGCGACAGGCGGGCACTCGGACACGATTTCGCGTCCGACCGCATGCGTCGCGGCGGACAGCCGCTCCAGCACCGCGAGGTCGAGGTCGTGGTGACTGGCGACCAATGACATCAGCACCACGTTGACGATTGAATCATCCCGAGGAATGTCCGGCACAATCGAGGCGTGAGCCTTCCTGTGACGCATCCGCTCGTCGACGGCCGAACCAGCAATTCTCCGCTGGTCGCGGCCTATTCCGGAGAGTCCCCGGCACGCCTTCCGGTGTGGTTCATGAGGCAGGCCGGACGTTCCCTGCCTGAGTACCGCGCGCTGCGCGAGGGCGTCGGGATGCTCGAGTCCTGCCTGCGCCCCGAGCTGGCCAGCGAGATCACTCTGCAGCCGGTCCGCCGGCACGACGTGGACGCCGCGATCTTCTTCTCGGACATCGTGGTGCCGCTGCTGCTGGCCGGCGTGGACGTGGACATCGTCCCCGGGGTGGGGCCGGTCATGGGCACTGCGGTGCGCACGGCGGACGACGTGGCGCGGCTGCGGGACGCGGGCCCCCTCACCGCCGAGGCCCTCGAGCCGGTGAGCCAGGCCGTGGCGATGACGGTCGCCGCGCTCGGGTCGACGCCGCTGATCGGGTTCGCCGGGGCGCCCTTCACGCTGGCCGCGTACCTGGTCGAGGGCCGACCCTCACGCGACCACCTTGCCGCCCGGACGCTGATGCACGCAGATCCGGAGACCTGGCGGGACCTCACCGAGTGGGCGGCCGACGTGACGGGCGCGTTCCTGCGGGCCCAGGTCCTGGCGGGCGCCAGCGCGGCGCAGCTCTTCGACTCGTGGGCCGGGTCGCTGTCACTGGCCGACTACGTGGCCCACGCGGCGCCGTCCTCGGGCAGGGCGCTCGCCAGCGTGGCCGATCTGGGGGTGCGCCGCGTGCACTTCGGCACCGGGACCAGCGAGCTGCTGACCGCGATGCGCGACGTCGGGGCCGATGTCATCGGCGTCGACTACCGCCTGCCGCTCGACGAGGCGAACCGCCGGTTGGGCGGGCGCACGCCGCTGCAGGGCAACATCGACCCGGCGCTGCTGGGCGCCCCGTGGCCCGTGCTCGAGGCCCACGTGCGCGACGTGATCGCCCGCGGCAGCGAGGCGCCCGGGCACGTGGTGAACCTGGGGCACGGCGTGCCGCCGGACACCGACCCGGAGGTCCTCACGCGCGTCGTCCGGCTCGTCCACGAGGCGTGAGCCCGATGCCCGCGGTCCCCGGCACGGCTGGCGAGCAGTGGGATGCCGTGGTCATCGGAGGCGGGGTCTCGGGGCTGGTCGCGGCACGCGACCTGGCAGCCGGAGGGCTGCGGACCCTGGTGCTGGAAGGGCGCGCGACCGCGGGCGGCGCCGTGGGGCGCCACGAGCTGGCCGGGCTGACGCTGGACTCCGGCGCGGAGTCCTTCGCGACGCGGGGCGGCGCGGTCGCCGAGCTGGCCCGGGAGCTGGGCCTGTCCGCCCGGGTGACGCCGCCCGAGCCGCGCGGGGCCTGGGTGCAGCTGCCGCAAGGCGCAGGACCCCTGCCGCGAGCGGGCGTGCTGGGCATCCCGACCACCCCCTGGGCTCCTGACGTGCGGCGGACCGTGGGGCTGCTCGGGGCCCTGCGGGCGAGCGCGGACCGGGTCCTGCCCGCCGGGTGGGGCGACCGTGAGCACGACGGCAGCCCGGTGACCCTGGGCGCGTTGGTGCGCCGGCGGATGGGTGGCCGCGTCCTGGAGCGGCTGGTGCGGCCGGTGGTGGCAGGCGTCCACGCGGCCGACCCCGACGACATCGCTGTGGACGCCGTGTCCCCGGGCCTGCGGGCGGCCCTCGCAGATCGCGGGAGCCTCGCGGGCGCGGTGCGCTCGCTGCGGGCCGCGGTCCCGGCCGGGTCGGCCGTGGCGGGCTTCGACGGCGGCCTGCACGTCCTGGTGGACGCGTTGCTCGCGGACCTGGCCGGGCGTGGCGCCCGGGCGCGCACCGGGTCACGGGCAGTCGAGGTTCGCCGGGCTGCGGACGTCCTAGGGGCGGCGGCGCCAGGGACGGACGCGGCCTCCGCGGGCGCCGACCCGACGGCCATGGCGCCGTTCGAGGTGGTCGTCGAGGACGCCCACGGGACCACGAGCGTGGTGCGCGCCGACCGCCTGGTCGTGGCGACGCCTGCTGCGGTGGACCTGCTGCGGGACGTGGCGCCAGGGCTGGCCGACGTCGCGCTCGACCCGGGCGCCGAGGTCACCTTGGTCACGCTGGTGCTCGATGCCCCGGCGCTGGACTCCGCGCCGCGGGGCACCGGCGTGCTGGTCTCCCCCGCGACACAGGGCGTGCGGGCGAAGGCGCTGACCCACGCGACCGCCAAGTGGGCGTGGCTCGCCCGGGCGGCGGGGGCCGGCCGGCACGTGGTGCGGCTCTCGTACGGCATGGCGGGCGACGGGCCCGCCCCCAACGCCCTGGCCGACGACGAGCTGGTCGCCGTGGCCCTGCGCGACGCCTCAGTGCTGCTGGGGACGCCGTTGGGCCAGGACCAGCTGGTGGCGTCTGCCCGAGTGGCTTGGTCGCAGTCGCTCCCCCGGCCGAGCGTCGCGCATCGCGAGGCCGTCGCGCGCGTCCGGGCCGCCGCCTCGACCGTGCCCGGGCTAGCCGTCTGCGGGGCCTGGGTTGCGGGCAACGGGCTCGCGTCCGTGGTCCCGGACGCCCGGGCGGCCGCGCGATCGCTGTCCAGCCCGCAATAGCACCGGGAATGCCGCACGAGAAACACCCGGAATTGCTGTTCTGACAGCACGTCACGAACGCACCACAATTCCGCGCCGATAAAGTGTTCTGACTCATTGTCACCTTGCCCTGGCCGGCGACAGGCGCTTCTCTGATGGGCGCCCTGCGACGCCCGGCTTTCGACATCCGCGCAGCCGAGGACGACACTGGACCCCATGCCCACGAAAGTCCGCATCGGCACCCGCGCCAGCGCCCTGGCCCTCACCCAGACCGGGCACGTCGCCGCCGCTCTCAGCCGGTCCGGCGCGGTCGAGGTCGAGATCGTGCGCGTGCGGACCGAAGGGGACCGGGTCACGACGCCGCTGTCCACACTGGGCGGCACCGGCGTCTTCGTCACCGCGTTGCGCGAAGCGCTGATCCGGGGCGAGTGCGACGTCGCCGTCCACTCGCTCAAGGACCTGCCCACCGTGCCGGGCGACGGCGTGGTGGTCGCGGCCGTGCCCCCGCGCGAGGACCCGCGCGACGCGCTGTGCGCCCGTGAGGGGTGGACGCTGGCCACGCTGCCGACGGGAGCCCGTGTCGGCACCGGCTCGCCGCGACGGGCCGCACAGCTCCTCGCCGCGCGCCCTGACCTCGAGGTCGTGGACATCCGCGGCAACGTCGACACCCGGCTCGCCCGCGTGGCGCCCGGCGACCTCGACGCCGTCGTGCTGGCACGCGCGGGCCTCGCGCGGCTCGGCAGGCTCGACGCCATCACCGAGGTCATCGACCCGGCGGTGATGACCCCGGCCCCCGGCCAGGGGGCGCTCGGGATCGAGGTCCGCTCACCCGGCAGCGTCGAGTCCTTGGGAGTGGACCTCGCCACCGCTCTGAGCGAGCTGGACGACCCCCGCGCCCGGCTCGAGGTGTTCGCCGAGCGCTCGCTGCTCTACCGGCTCGAAGCAGGCTGCGCCGCGCCCGTGGGCGCCCTGGCGCGCATCGAGGACCCCGTGGACGGCGGGGACGCGCACCTGGTGCTCGACGCCGTGGTGATCCGCACGGACGGGACCGCCCAGCTGCGCCGCTCGGGCTCGGTGTCGCTGCACATGCCATCGCCCTCGCCCGACCAGCCGCCGCCGCCAGAGTCCGCCCTCGTGGTGGGGGGCGTCTCCGTCCTCGACGGCTTCGCCCTCGCGCTCGGACGGGCGGTCGCCGACGACCTGCTCGCCTCAGGCGCCGCCAAGCTCGCCAAGGTCGGGCCCCGCTCCTCGGAGCTCGAGTGACGGCGCACGCCCAGCGGGGCCCCCTCAGCGGGCTCCGGGTGCTGGTTCCCCGCGCCACCGGGGATCCCGACCCCGTCGCCATCGCGCTGGCCGCGGCGGGCGCGGAGCCCGTGACCGTCGAGCTGATCACGACGGTGCCCCCGGAGGACCCCACCGAACTGGACGACCTGCTGCTCGCGCTGGGCGCCCACTACTACACCTGGCTCGTCGTGACGAGCGGCGCGACGCTGCCAGTGCTGGCCAGCCGCGCGGAGGAGGTCGGCTCGACGCTCGCCGAGCTCGTCGCCGGCACCCGGGTCGCCGCGGTCGGACCGGCCACCGCCCGCGCGCTGCGGCAGGCGGGGGTGCAGGTGGACCTGGTGCCCCGGGGGACGTCCTCGGCGGCCGCGCTGCTCGAGCAGTGGCCCGCGGCGTCGGGCGAGGGCCGGATCCTGGCGCCGCACGCCGACCTCGCGTCGCGCCGCCTCGTCGACGGGCTGCGCGCCCGCGGCTGGGAGGTGGACGACGTCGTGGCGTACCGCACGCTGCGAGGCGCCCCGCCCGAGCCGCAGGTCCGCGCGGCGTGGTCCGCCGGGGAGATCGACGCGGCGCTGCTCACCTCGGGCAGCACGGCGCGCCACCTGATCGAGCTGCTGGGGCCGCCGCCGCCCGGCGTGCTCGTGTGCTGCATCGGGCCCAGCACCGAGGCCGAGGCGCGCCGCCTCGGGATCCCCGTCGCGGGCGTCGCCCAGAGCCAGACCCCGGCAGGCCTGGTCGAAGCGCTCGTCCAGGCGGCCGCCACCGAGAATCGAGCACCGAGGTGAACCCGTGAGCACACCCGAGCCGAACCTGATCGCGCCCGTGGGGCGGCTGCGCCCCCGACGCCTGCGCTCCACGCCCGCCCTGCGGCGCCTGACCGCGCAGACCCGTGTGCACCCCGCCGGCCTGGTGCTCCCGCTGTTCGTCAAGGAGGGCCTGGAGGAGCCGGCGCCCATCGGCTCCATGCCGGGCGTCGTCCAGCACTCCCGGGACTCGCTCCGCCGCGCCGTGGCGCAGGCCGCCGAGGCCGGGATCGGCGGGGTCATGCTGTTCGGCGTCCCCACCCACCGCGACGCGACCGGCAGCCAGGCCACCGACCCGCACGGCGTGCTGAACGTGGCCATCACCGACGCGGTGCGCGAGGCGGGCGACGCGCTGGTGGTGCAGGCCGACTTGTGCCTCGACGAGTTCACCGACCACGGCCACTGCGGCGTGCTGACCCCCGACGGGCGGGTCGACAACGACGCGACACTCGTGCGGTACGCCGCGATGGCCCTCGCGCAGGCCGAGGCCGGCGCCCATCTGGTCGGCCTGAGCGGGATGATGGACGGCCAGACGGCCGTGGTGCGCGACGTGCTCGACGACCACGGGCACGACGACGTCGCCGTGCTGGCGTACGCCGCGAAGTACGCCTCGGCGTTCTACGGGCCGTTCCGCGAGGCTGTCGACTCCCAGCTCGAGGGAGACCGGCGGACCTACCAGATGGACCCGGCGAACCGTCGCGAGGCGGCCCAGGAGGTCGCGCTCGACATCGCCGAGGGCGCCGACATCGTCATGGTGAAGCCCGCGATGAGCTACCTCGACGTGCTCGCCGACGTCGCCGCGACGTCCACCGTCCCGGTCGCGGCGTACCAGGTGTCAGGCGAGTACGCCATGATCGAGGCCGCCGCCGCGAACGGCTGGATCGATCGTCGCCGAGCTGTGATGGAGTCGGTGCTCAGCATTCGGCGCGCAGGCGCCGATCAAGTACTGACGTACTGGGCGGTCGAGCTGGCCGGATGGCTGCAGGAGGAAAGCTGATGGGTGCAGGAAGCGAGACGTCCGCGTCGTACTTCGAGCGGGCGCGATCCGTGACGCCGGGCGGGGTGAACTCGCCCGTGCGCGCCTACGGCTCGGTGGGCGGCACCCCCCGGTTCCTCACGTCGGCGCGCGGCGCGTACGTGACCGACGCCGACGGCAACGAGTACGTCGACCTCGTGGGGTCGTGGGGCCCGGCGCTGCTCGGGCACGCCCACCCGGTGGTGGTCGAGGCGGTCCGTGAGGCCGCGTCCCGTGGGCTGTCCTTCGGCGCCCCCACCCTCACCGAGGTCGAGCTCGCGGACGAGATCCGGGCCCGGGTCCCCGCGGCGGAGCGCGTGCGCCTGGTCTCGACCGGCACTGAGGCGACCATGACGGCGGTGCGGCTGGCCCGCGGCGTGACCGGCCGCGAGCGGATCGTGAAGTTCGCCGGGTGCTACCACGGGCACGTCGACTCGCTGCTGGCGGAGTCCGGCTCAGGGGTGGCGACCCTCGGCCTGCCCGGTTCGGCGGGTGTGACCTCCGCGGTCGCCGCCGAGACCATCGTGCTGCCCTACAACGACCTCGAGGCCGTCGAGGCCGCGTTCGCCGAGCACGGCAGCACCATCGCCGCGATCATCACCGAGGCCGCCCCGGCCAACATGGGCGTGGTCCCGCCCGTGCCCGGCTTCAACGCCACCCTGCTGCGCATCGCGCACGAGCACGGCGCGCTCCTCATCCAGGACGAGGTGCTCACCGGGTTCCGCGTCGGCCCGGCGGGCTGGTGGGGGCTGGAAGGCTCCGTCGAGGGATGGGATCCCGACCTCTTCACCTTCGGCAAGGTCATCGGAGGCGGCCTGCCCGTCGCCGCGGTCGCCGGGCGCGCTGACGTGCTCGACGCGCTCGCGCCCCAGGGCCCCGTCTACCAGGCGGGCACCCTGTCCGGGAACCCGGTGGCCACGGCCGCGGGCCTCGCCACGCTGCGGGCCGCCGACACCGCGGTGTACGGCCGCATCGACACGGTCTCCGCCGCACTGCGCGCGGCCGTCTCCAGCGCGCTCGCCGAGGCTCAGGTGCCGCACGCCGTGCAGTGGGCCGGAAGCCTGTTCAGCACGATGTTCGGCAGCGCCGCCGCCACTCGCGGCGCCCGGGACTACGCGTCGGTGCTGGCCACGGACTCGTGGCGGTACGCGCCGTTCTTCCACTCGCTGCTCGAGCAGGGTGTGTACGCGCCGCCGTCGGCCTTCGAGGCGTGGTTCGTCTCGGCGGCGCACGACGACGAGGCCGTCTCCCGCATCCTCGAGGCACTCCCCGCCGCTGCGCGTGCCGCGGCGCAGGCCACGCCTCCGCAGGGGTAGCCGGCCTCCGGGCGCCGAGCAGAACTGACCACTGGGTCGTGATCCGGCATGATGTCCCCCGGACGCGGAGGAACCGCGCGAACCGGACGCGAGGAGACTCCCAGTGCCGCTCATGCAGAAGGCCGTCACGCCTGCCGTCTCGGCGGCCATCCTGGACCACGGATACGACAGGGTGTCGGGCTTCGTGCTGCGGGCGGAGGACGTGCGGTTCGCGACCACCGCTGAGCTGCTGTTCGAGGCGCACGGCCTAGGGTTCCCCGGCTCGCCGTTCCGCGTGGACGCGCCCTCGGTGGACCTGCTGCGGTTCCCGACGTCCGGGCAGCTCCGGTTCGAGGACGCCGTGGGCGGCACCGACGACTCGTCCCGCCGGAGCACGGGCGGCCCGTTCCTGGACCGGCCGCCGTTCACCGGGCTCGGGTTCCAGGCCGTGCACGGCGAGGTGGTGCCGCAGTTCTGGCTCATGCACACGCGGGTCCCGGCCGGCACGGAGCTGTTGCGGGTCCACGCCGATGGGACCACGACGATGCTGGCCCGGTTCACGGACGTGGGGCACGGGTGGCAGCCCGAGGGCGGCGACGCGGTGCCCGGCCCGGCGCTGTCGCGTTTCGTGGGGCTGATCGCACGCTGGCGGGGCGAGTACCTGGCAGCGGACGTGCTCGCCGATGGCGGCGTGGTGGTCGCGTCGGAGATCGAGCCGGAGCCCTCGCTCGACGGATTCACCGTGGCGCCGGGCGGGCGGTGGAGGCGTGAGGTCCCCCGCGACGAGGTCACCGAGCTGTTCGAGCTGGTGGTGACCGCGACCTGGGACGGGCTGCCGGTCCGGGTGGTCGACCAGTGGACCGGCGAGGACGGCGAGCCGGTGGCGCGCGTCTCGTACACCGGCCACGACGCGGATCTCGCCGAGTCGCACCGCCTCGAGAAGCTGGACGCGGCGGTCTACGAGGCCACCGTGCCGATGAGCGCTCTGCGGTTGGTGACCCCGGGCCAGCTGGTGCCCGACGAGTGGGCGGCGACGACGGCCTGAGGGTCGCACGGTCGTCGCACGGCTGGGACTGACGTCCCCGCGGGGAATACCCCCTAGGGGTACCGTGTTGTGAAGAACGAAGCGGCGGTGGACGCCGCGTCCGACTCGCGCCACGGAGGTCCTGTGCACGGCTACATCCAGGACAAGGACGACTACCTCAAGCGGCTGCGCCGCATCGAGGGCCAGGTCCGCGGCATCGCCCGCATGGTCGAGGACGACACGTACTGCATCGACGTCCTCACGCAGATCGCCGCCGTCACCAAGGCGTTGCAGGCTGTCAGCATCGGCCTGGTCGAGGACCACCTGGGCCACTGCGTGGTCGACGCCGCCCGGGAGTCCCCCGAGGCGGGCGCCGCGAAGGTCCGCGAGGCCAGCGACGCCATCGCCCGCCTCGTGCGCAGCTGACCGTCCCGCCACCCACCTCACCCCGGCCGACACGGCCGGCCATCGGAAGGAACCACCATGAGCCAGACCCTGACCTCCACGTTCGGCGTCGACGGCATGACCTGCGGCCACTGCGTCGCGGCCGTCACGGAGGAGCTGACGGCTCTCCCCGGTGTCAAGAACGTCAGCATCGAACTGGTCAAGGGCGGCACGTCGCAGGTCACCGTGGTCTCCGACGAGCCACTGGGCGACGACGCCCTGCGGGGAGCCGTCGAGGAGGCGGGGTACGCGCTGACACCCAAGGGGTCGCTGCTGTGAGCTCCGCGCCCCGCACCGAGGGAACCGCCCATGTGACCG
The sequence above is a segment of the Cellulomonas chengniuliangii genome. Coding sequences within it:
- the purB gene encoding adenylosuccinate lyase; amino-acid sequence: MTSPARVSLADVTPPIALGPLDGRYRSAVAPLVDHLSEAALNRERVHVEVEWLIHLASQHVVPGAPDLSAAERQYLRDVVASFGPDEVAELAEIERTTVHDVKAVEYFLKRRLADAPAVLGPDTVLPSVGELVHFACTSEDINNLSYALMVRGAVREVWAPAAAALVDEVAAMARESAATPMLALTHGQPATPTTLGKELAVLAHRLRRQLRRIDGDEFLGKLNGATGTYGAHVVAVPGADWPEVSRTFVEHLGLTWNPLTTQIESHDWQAELYADMARFNRVLHNLATDVWSYISRGVFIQTPVAGATGSSTMPHKVNPIRFENAEANLEMSCALLDTLAATLVTSRLQRDLTDSTTQRNIGPAFGHSLLAIDNVRRGLRALSVDAGLLARELDQNWEVLGEPVQSAMRAAAVAGVTGMQNPYERLKDLTRGRRLTAEDMRGFIAGLGLPDDVADRLAALEPGSYTGLAEQLVGYLDA
- a CDS encoding protoporphyrinogen/coproporphyrinogen oxidase produces the protein MPAVPGTAGEQWDAVVIGGGVSGLVAARDLAAGGLRTLVLEGRATAGGAVGRHELAGLTLDSGAESFATRGGAVAELARELGLSARVTPPEPRGAWVQLPQGAGPLPRAGVLGIPTTPWAPDVRRTVGLLGALRASADRVLPAGWGDREHDGSPVTLGALVRRRMGGRVLERLVRPVVAGVHAADPDDIAVDAVSPGLRAALADRGSLAGAVRSLRAAVPAGSAVAGFDGGLHVLVDALLADLAGRGARARTGSRAVEVRRAADVLGAAAPGTDAASAGADPTAMAPFEVVVEDAHGTTSVVRADRLVVATPAAVDLLRDVAPGLADVALDPGAEVTLVTLVLDAPALDSAPRGTGVLVSPATQGVRAKALTHATAKWAWLARAAGAGRHVVRLSYGMAGDGPAPNALADDELVAVALRDASVLLGTPLGQDQLVASARVAWSQSLPRPSVAHREAVARVRAAASTVPGLAVCGAWVAGNGLASVVPDARAAARSLSSPQ
- a CDS encoding DUF4129 domain-containing protein — translated: MSRLVRGTATDAPSDQQGHDQPFTLRGLLPTVLVSMLVAGSVIAAAAAGPWRIRLRDAAPLELELDRPESTPAPRPESLAEGMPPAGGLPAWLGWLGIAFAALCLVLVVVLAVLAIRALLRAARARERATADESEGDLVVEGGADEAGAPALREGVARATRALAAQAEPADAVIAAWVALEQAAEGSGVARDPAQTASELTVAVLDATRADPGATRDLLGLYLAARYSQRAVTEQDVRRAQECLAVLADGLRARRDAPPAPEPGPEALP
- a CDS encoding glutamyl-tRNA reductase encodes the protein MSLVASHHDLDLAVLERLSAATHAVGREIVSECPPVAGSVVLATCNRFELYLDVVDAEHVSAARAAAALVVSRHTGYDAERIVSDVHVRTGADVAEHLFAVASGLESMVVGEREIAGQVRRALTAARRDGTTTTDLEALFQVASRTSRAVEAATGLGAAGRSMVSVALDLVEDGLSDWPAVRCVLVGTGSYAGASLAALKSRGCQDIHVFSPSGRAPAFAAARGVLALTTRDLAGALDDVDLVVACSGAAGPVLRAEALAAARAGTDRPLAIIDLALRHDVDPGVRELPGVRLVSLTTVSEAAPDERSTPIETARAIVRRTAAEFEAQQRVRAWNPAVIEQRVRVLGAIERASRGSEASQERAVALRAVRRRARAALHGPTVRAREAARRGDAEAFAAAVAELAAVPTPELPSPSRRVAEPPTRDCVEDESVLGG
- the hemE gene encoding uroporphyrinogen decarboxylase, which codes for MSLPVTHPLVDGRTSNSPLVAAYSGESPARLPVWFMRQAGRSLPEYRALREGVGMLESCLRPELASEITLQPVRRHDVDAAIFFSDIVVPLLLAGVDVDIVPGVGPVMGTAVRTADDVARLRDAGPLTAEALEPVSQAVAMTVAALGSTPLIGFAGAPFTLAAYLVEGRPSRDHLAARTLMHADPETWRDLTEWAADVTGAFLRAQVLAGASAAQLFDSWAGSLSLADYVAHAAPSSGRALASVADLGVRRVHFGTGTSELLTAMRDVGADVIGVDYRLPLDEANRRLGGRTPLQGNIDPALLGAPWPVLEAHVRDVIARGSEAPGHVVNLGHGVPPDTDPEVLTRVVRLVHEA